The Amphiura filiformis chromosome 8, Afil_fr2py, whole genome shotgun sequence genomic sequence acttgtttgtatatgcttggatccgtaatttatttgctcaaactccataatggcgactggattaaggtagctttcatcagaagcacactatatgcttgtagacgggggtTTACGGTATATTAATGTCTTAGGTCCGATGAAATCAggatattttgtttaaatatctGAAAATGCATTTAGCATTTCAAGGTATAAACAAAACTTCTGATTAAATTCAATTATATAGAACAAAATGATGCAGGTAAAcatattattagaaaaaaagtaTGAGGCTGCAGTCAATGTATCTGACCATAAAGCTACTACCAGCTTCATGAATCTGACAGAGTGACATTTGACGCATTCCTATTGAtatattaaaggaagtctccggcaatcacaacattattccttatatgttagaaaaataattatcaagcatgaatcacatggttttatttaaaacaaactcatagtgaccataaaaacgaataaaaacatcagtttctcaacacgcgatattcaaaattccggggcgccgagtgcaatgacgtcccagtaatacaatgaaggctgacgacaattgaacacaaataaccattacgttattgcacttagacaatttgggcgcgggaattttgaatatcgcgtgttgagagccgactgtttttattcctttttatggtcaatatgagtttgttttaaataaaacaatgtgattcgtgcttgataattacttTTCTAACATATAGcctataaggcataatgttatgattgccggagtccccctttagggcctgtgcaataattatgagccctggcggAGTGAAAAATTGGGGGAGaagaaattttggcaagccaaaaggggagggccagcaattttggcacacattcatggggcgccttctaaataaaacgctctaaaaaggcctaggaaaatagtacggaaacgcttaagtatgcaaattttcctcctcgctgcgctcgcaacatatatctggaCCATTTAAGGCttgtaaattgggatcctaaATAATTgacatgcgcaagggggggggcaaataatttttggcaggccgagagggtggggggggggggtgatttttggcgggccgaggggggttTGGCGagttgtttggaaattttacccccaataattattgcacagcccctaattggtTCGTGGTTGATAATTTCCAGGAAATGGCTAAACTTCGTGGGGACTTAGAATACTAGTACATtgcttcaaataattttaattttaaaacaacacTCAATGCTAGGTTTATTTaacgttacattacattacattacactacattacattacattacattacattactggTTATTGAGGGCCCACAAGGAAAATAGcgacttacaaaatattttacaggtaCAATTACATTCAATATACAAATGGAATATAAATAAAGCATATAATTATGGCATGAGCAAGACCTTTACACTaacaaagccatgttgtaacatttccataaagatAGATTGTAACTCTTTTCCACGAAATGTTTATAGTTTTCACCGTCAGATATGCCcattttaaaacaaagaaaatcgctattaaTTTATTACAAGCATGTCTCCAATGCGCCTCATTCTATCTATCGCGAATGAGTTCGGTTCTTTTAATTTTCCGGCACGGCGTATACGTACAGTGATGGGTATCACGTGTGCGTTTAACTAAAATTTCGATCATATAATAAACCGACGGAATACAATggtttattattaaatttaagattttgtctaaatttctttaaaaaatcagtATATTAGGCTATATTAGGCTTATATTAGATTTGTCTAGCATATCTTAGTTCATCAAGGACATTAAATTAGTATAAAATCTAGATTTCTAGAAAAATCCAGGATGGGCTTGTGAGAAAACGTTTAATAGTATGTGGCTAATGCGTTTTGAACAATTGGAGTGTATACCGGCTTCCCTGATGCCACAATGAAGTGAATTCAAAATTCTCCATTCCTCTATGTCGCAATGTCTAGCACTCTACCCACCCTTTCACGGTTGCTTGAGTACGCCATGGGGGAATCCGAATTCTTTATTTGAAGGGGGAATGGGGGGGAAGAGGTTAAGTTttattaagttttaaatggagaaaattgtaaaaatttaaaGTGGACGcgaggggaacgcgaaatttgttgtcggattttcaacaacaaaaatcccACCCCACCCTTTCGTAAATATTGAACCGTTCCTAACGGTGAAATGAATCTCTCAAAATTCTTGAAGTGAGTAGACATCTTGAAGAATATCCGTGGCGGAGATATCACGTTGATCTTCAGCATCGACAGCAGGGTTGTTGTTAGTTTCAATAGCGTCTTTGTAAGCTGTACACCTAGCAAGAAGTGGTTGGACGTAGTACCTGTAAACACAGTGAAAATAAGCAAGGTATTTTGTAATTGACATCAACGTCAACATAATgaataacactgtgtatactttcagtcatctgggatttgatcaattagtagataattaaatctggtcaaccagaaaaactcactttttggtcagatggaatcaccgacgtttcggccaaaacctttggccttcagctgggtggatgatttagggtcatccgaggtcaatcgatgaggaagttgcttgatgactcgatcccaaccatgtgacagattgacctcggatgaccctaaatcatccacccagctgaaggccaaaggttttggccgaaacgtcggtgattccatctgactaaaaagtgagtttttctggttgaccagatttaattatctactaattaaCACAGTGAATACAAACGACTCTACAGGCAGTACTCTAAATCAGCCGTTAGAATAAATTAGTTTAGGAGCAAGGGGTTTTGAAAAATggttgagttcaacacccatgtcaaccAATCTTTGATACCATGAGGTATTAGTATATACCTCTAGATCGCTGCTATAGGGGTAGTGGACTCCAATAATGTATAGGGTACGTTTTTCGCTAGAGGTTACGAAaggtaaaaaactgaaaatgcttcgatcttgtttagcgatatatcaaattactcgtctgatgacaagGTTTATAAACATGTATAGTTTATGCTATCTACGATCTTTCATTATTGAGTTATCCTACAAAAACCTCATGTTTAGGCTAAATGTTTTTGGTTGTCTATGtctcaaaatttcaactttctccgatttgggcaaaaatggtagAAAGTTGTTTGTGTAGCTGAATAGAAtcagaaaaagaaaagttttgctTATCTACTTTGTTCACTTACTGAGATAGAGtgcaaacaaggtcaaaggccaCTGGATGGCCACAAGCCATGCACTGTTGATCTGACTTCCATTGCACATAACAAGTAAACAGTTTAGAAGGCGAGTTCTATACCGGTTTTTGATTCTTAAATCAAGGTGagcaatttgccaccatttttacccaaaattttgACTCCCATACAACCCAAAACAAACTAAACAGTTTTAATCCTTGTCATCAGAAGAGTAGGCCCTAATTTGATATATATttcaacaagatcgaagcattttcaattttttacccgtgtgtgacctttcgtgatcACTATAGCGAAAAACTTACAATTACAATACAATTTGAGTCAACTACCCCCTAGCAGTGATGTAGACTTGTAGAGGATCTATCCTAACACCTCGTGGTATCAAACATTTgtagacatgggtgttgaactcaatcctCAATTAAGGCTCCTAGACTAAATCGGTCTTCTATTTGTGTCAACTCTTTTTTAACACTGTGGATCAGTACGACACTAAAGCGGAGTTTCGATATCCTTTAATACACAGATCCCATGTAATAGGAGGGGTAATAGTGAATTTGTTAGTAGAAGAGATGTACATTTGTCCCAAGAGACACGGAAACGCTCTTTTCAGTAAAATAAAGTACAAAAACACACTTACCAGACATTTTCTGGCACAGCGTAATAGAAAAACCGCTTCTTAAAGCCATTGAAACCTGTTGTCATGCATGTGTATGCCCCCATATCTGTGCAAGGGGCAAAAACatgcagttaagggggtactacacccctggccaattttgtgcctatttttgcatttttctcaaaaattatagcgcattggtgacaagtaagatatgaatattataggggcaaggactacaactactgcactgaaaattcagcaactcaagtcaattatttattgatttattgatcaaatattggttttccctcatttttgactgtaactccacaactgttgtctgttctgaaataaaatttccagtgcagtagttgtagtccttgcccctataatatacatatcttacttgtcaccaatacgctacaatttttgagaaaaatgcaaaaataggcacaaaatttggcaagggtgtagtacccccttaatgcacaAGTAATGATCAAGCATGGTTGGCCTTTTCAAGTGTTTAGTTTCTTAGTCTCAATTTATATGGATAGTCTCCATCGTAGTCGGTATTGATATCTAGAGGGAGCGGAATTTGGTTGCGGAGGAGAAATGAATGGAGGGTCattctgccatgcaaatgagaTATTGTCACCGGATTGCTAAAACCTCCTCCACAAATCGATGCCACTGATACCCATCACGCCTCTCAAATAATTGTCCAACTATATAAATTATGTACGGTGACTTTGGTGTCAATTAATAGCGCCGCCCGTTGTCATAATCCAATAAATTCTcgttacaatcgtgcaaatcatgttaaagttgctGTATTTGACAGAGATATAATAGTACTTACAGCGCGCGCTGAtcattattcgccagcgaagtggttacataactccttggcaactggatcacgcaccttttggaattaaaTTGGTAGTGCACAACTTTTGTTGtccccaaaacaaaatattgtcccatgggtgggggaaAGGTCATTAAACTTTCCATgggatcaaatttcaaacttcatagGTGTTGTATGCGTTATAGGTGTTGGAAATCGTGTTCACTACTTACCTTCAAAAACCATCCAATCGCCAACGTCAAGTTTTGGCAGCATACACTCGTCTACGATGACATCTTCCTCAGGACAAGTTTCTCCCATTACCATACACTCATATTCCATTTCATCGTCTTCTGCCTGCAAACACAATACAGCCAGAACAGCAGAATTGTGGTAAGAATTTAAACAAACTGTTGTCAGAATAGGAAGGAACTATTCACCTTCATCCAATTTACGGTTTCGGAGCCAAATCCCTGGACTATAATATAAGCAGTAAAATCACCCTCCCATTATGCACGCAGTACAGTGagcgcccgggggggggggtactcaagtttggttttggtagggacgtgccgctgagaatttcaaagtggacccataaatataccaatttttcaagaaatttggacccatttatataccaaaagtcaaaattttcggccaaatttaacccaaattgtcttagtttttacaaattttcccaaaatctttggaaaattttgaaaattttggctagattaagggaaAAAtggggctattttccgaaaaaattgagaaaattttgaaaaaatgacccatttatataccaaaataggctttgaaaaagggccattgatataccaaaaggctgaaaatgctacccatatttgcggcacgtccccgtatggtcatttgtactgagaaccccccccccgGGAGTGAGCGTTAATCCGTCACGTTGTAATGAGCCCGTTACAAAAGGCGTCGGGAATCACCCTGAAGGAGGAAATGCCCAGATGTATCACTTTTAAAACTCTACCTTTTGTCATGAGGGGGGTAAAGACGTTGTCTCGTGTCCaataaggtatcaaaatacgcagaataaAATTGTCCATCTGTCGACTACCCTTCTTTAGTAATTTAGTTTAAGTGTCTCTAAGAAATCGCTTTTGTTATAAGTGTAAAAACACTTTTTGTGAACATTATATCTTAAACGATCAAATACCACGTTTAATCGTCAGTTTTGGAGGGAGTCGGTAAACAATGTTTGGAAACAAGTACGAAGTATATCTTAATCATGTTCAGTGGCGTATCCAGAAGACCCTTTCCAGGGTGGCTGAGATAGGCTTGTGCGTCATATGGCTAAAGTTTGTGCAACGAAAAAACGTAAACATCtacacaaatataattattatataaactcctagatgaaaataaaatgccaGACAATGAAGTCAAAACTATCTTTTAGCCATTGAACAGTTGAAATGTTATTGTTTCTGGCTACAACAGTGACTCCAAAAGCTTTTAGATTTCATGAGTCAAAAATGCTCACATCTTTCAGAGCTCTCGGAGGAAGAACAGGGAATCCAAACACATTTCGCAGAAAAGATGAAAACAACCCGTCATTGACGAAATACATATAGTCGTAAGTCAAAGGTTTGTCCAGCGCTGGTATACCAGACATCTCAGCGAAATGACctgtaaaatataaatatatcatCGAAAGTTTTGACGTATAGATTGAAATCTGCCTAAACCTGTGGAAGTTTCAAGAAAAGTCTTCCACTgatggagtatgtttttcaaatggaatgggctAGGgtcattattttgaaacccatattgcCCCTGTATGCGGCTTCAACTATGTCTTCCACAAATTGACGGAGGAAGCATtttaaatatcttccacaactggatggAGTGAGCATTTTAAAAAGTAGTTAATTGTCTACTCTATATTGAAACACATTGTCCCTCAGTGGAAGAGTTTTGCTAACTCTTCCATAGGCGGAATAATGGATTCAAATGGAATGGGCCATTGGAAGTCTTAAAGGAGTgtttagtgatcctagcatcttctttttatgatatttttcagtagatatccacgaaaaaaacttattcccaaaatttcagttgattccgattttgcgtttgcgagttatgcatgattatatgtattacactgctccatagacaatgtgttgtaatttcgttctggtataccagaacgaaattcaaatttcacgatatctttgctaaacaattaatctgcaagaatttttttgtacataaacattatgtagccagaggtttccagtgatataaaaatctcaacattttttgagaaaagtgtttTTACTGctacattttgttatttattcaaacTTGGCATCTTGAACTTATTCTGTTGAAGCCAGGAATACTCACTGATGGACTCATGACGGCTTAGTCGACGTTGTATCGTACTAGGCTGACGAGTTAAAATAGGGCGTTTTCGGGATCTTCTTCCACTTCGGTTGGAACTTCCTACCACAGAATGTCCAATTCGTGGTCCGGTTTTAATGCCGATGACATTGGCTGCAAGGGTTACTGCGGATTCTGCGTAGAATCGGCCTGGTTCGGCGATTATGGTTACACCAGAGTCAGGTGGAAAATAGTTCTCTATTCCTTCTCTGATCGACCATGCAAACTGAAATGCAAACATAATCAACTGAGagaccaatagaggttatccacgttactcatgtgtgactcctaacaaaaggcgcttgttcccgtagtattcctcaaaccaattcaatgtacgacctcggagttacttgcaagacttaggcgggctattttgaaacagtcatggttgcacatgcaggtacttcttttgaaaatcctaaacaaggtttagcagtcgctgataggatatgcagcttatagaacacggataacctctattaaagaACTTTTAACCAGCTTTTAAAAAACTCCATTATATTGAAGCTGATTAAAAgttctttatcatgataaaaacaacaataacaacaacaacaatacatgTACACTTTCCCTTAACAACTGTCTCATTTATATTTGCTTCGGGTgtaattaaatttgaaaaaaacccccaaaaacaCATTTACAGAGAACCACTCAATCAATGTTATTAGGCTCGTATTATCATCAGAAGTAATTTACCAGTCTAAACGGATTGGCGCAACGTGGAGATCCAGGGAATCCTCCTCCTATGTCCAAAACATTCATGTTGAAACCCATACGATTGCCGACATCAAAAACCTTCTTAGCAAATTGGAGAGTATTTTCAAACATCGCCGGGTTTGAACTTCCACTTCCTATATGAAAACTTTATAACATAACAAAATTATTTATACTTGAGCTTGTTTGGTAATATGCCTTGCTTTACATAATCTTTGTGACAGGGTTAGCACTACAGCTCTAGAGTTGGCCCACAACCCCGGGCCTACGACTCCCCGGTACGACTCCGGGCCAACGTAGTTATCCACGTCCAACTtagtttcgtcagcacagacattgactgttatcatactgacattttttttaacGGAATACTGCTCTTCACTAAGTTGGACAATAAGTAGTTCCTGAAACACGTAGCGGAAGATCGTGATGGTCCCCAGTAAGTTCATCCGCACAGCATGCTAGGAGATCGGGAGCCAACATGACACAGCGCACTGCGCGCGAGTTTTGTTGTCGCACCCATTGAATTTGTGTGGAACTGACTCGCTATCGGGGAAATGTACGTAAGCATTCCCCACCGTAGCACGATAGACACCCATATCATGATATGATAAAGGAAGCGAAGGTGGGGTGTTCCTCACTAGGGCCTACGACCCCGCCTACGACACTTCGAACAACCACTTTCTATTTGGTTAAGACGCGGATCTGAAAGAACCTGCTCTTATGTCATGCTCTGAATCGACTTCAAAATATTGAGCCGGCGATGCTGCTATCGTGTAACACCTCGCtccaatcccggaaaaaatgagTTGGAACTCCCattgtaattcccatgttcttcttagtatTGCATGCAcactatatgagtcactggaaactaagaattatgatagtgttgtctcaatgttcataaTACGCATAGCCCCTCCCCTtaccccaccaaacaatgttgggagaatggtgaagatgagcatattgggcatgccaacattgtacgggggtagaagttTTCGAACAATTTTCCAAGATTGCAGGTCCTGggacccaggtgtataaatgtgtACCAGCACAACATTATAGTGCTGAGAAGGTACACTCGCTATGCGGGAGAAGTGGCGACCCCAACAAGAAGTTACTTCAGGGTAGTCtgatcattattaatacatgtaaTGCCATAAAATCGGCCATTATCACGGCGTTACTCAAGAATATCTATGATTTGAGTTATGGCTTTGTTATGTTACGGTTAACATGAGATAAAAATTCAAaagtgattatcatgattatcacatGATTttgatgttaccatggttattatTAATACTAAAACAATGACAAATAGGTCGGTACTCACTGACACCCAACCAATTGCAATTCATGTTTCTTAGCCATTTCCAGCATGGTCTTCACGTTCTTGTGATGGCAGCCATATTTGAAGCCAAATGGGTTTTGGGCAGTTTGGTCAAATATACTCAATCGTAGAAGCAATCTACTAAGATACAATGCATACAACGATTAATATCAAAACAATAGATTTCATATAAGCAtgcgatataataccaattttatgggaAATTATTTGACATTTGTGCCATTTAAActtaacagtcctctaagtaaactttataaatctaatgatatgtacttaaagtatatgcagctggggtgaaaagccgaccaccatatgaaaatgttgaccttttgtgtTGAAGATAAACATGAATTTTCCCAAAACTGACCGATGCATTCAAGTGATTGTACCTTgtgacagtgtttctagaagagaTCAATATTATTCTggaaagtgagtgttgttgaccagttttaaaatccACTTTTGATGTCTATTCCCAACATGTATAAATCTCTTCATTGGCGATGGGCATCTCTGCAATACCGAGGGTCTACGACTGAATGACACCAACATTTGGGTGTTGTAGACTTTTCACTCAAATTCTGTTAATCTTAGGAAAATAGAAAATTACGTACCGCGCTGCTGGGAACACCTTCTTTATCTTCAACAATTCCTCCTCACTATCAAATGTCATAAGGTCAACATTATTCTTTGCAGCATATGAAATATACGACATTTGCTTTTGGGTATGAGAATAGACAATACGTGATGGTGAGACGCCCAGGCTAAGAACACGTTCTATTTCTTCCTGTATGGTCATAatggtattaaacatgttaaaagtatTACAGTTAATAACCGAAGTATATTTATTAATAGGGGATATTTGGGGCTACATCTTAATTTAGTCAGaggcaaaaaaaaagaagccAATTAACATATTCTGCAAAAGACTTAATAACGCTAACACAA encodes the following:
- the LOC140158252 gene encoding ornithine decarboxylase-like → MAQHTIRDFMPYAYDRGVSKRDFIEERVHEKCDRKFEEDAFMVVDIGDVLKKHKEWLSELPRVTPFFAVKCMPYNPVLILLSSLGCGFDCASLEEIERVLSLGVSPSRIVYSHTQKQMSYISYAAKNNVDLMTFDSEEELLKIKKVFPAARLLLRLSIFDQTAQNPFGFKYGCHHKNVKTMLEMAKKHELQLVGCHFHIGSGSSNPAMFENTLQFAKKVFDVGNRMGFNMNVLDIGGGFPGSPRCANPFRLFAWSIREGIENYFPPDSGVTIIAEPGRFYAESAVTLAANVIGIKTGPRIGHSVVGSSNRSGRRSRKRPILTRQPSTIQRRLSRHESISHFAEMSGIPALDKPLTYDYMYFVNDGLFSSFLRNVFGFPVLPPRALKDAEDDEMEYECMVMGETCPEEDVIVDECMLPKLDVGDWMVFEDMGAYTCMTTGFNGFKKRFFYYAVPENVWYYVQPLLARCTAYKDAIETNNNPAVDAEDQRDISATDILQDVYSLQEF